The Sulfitobacter sp. SK011 genome has a window encoding:
- a CDS encoding recombinase family protein produces the protein MKKLRCAIYTRKSSEDGLEQEFNSLDAQREACAAYIASQKHEGWILLPEHYDDGGLSGGSLERPALKQLLQDIADGLVDQIVVYKIDRLTRSLADFSKIVDTLDAAEASFVSVTQSFNTATSMGRLTLNMLLSFAQFEREVTAERIRDKIAASKRRGLWMGGLVPLGYDADGRTLKINDAEAKTIEMLYDLYEQHGTVRAVKAAADDLGLRSRQRTSADGQHSGGITFSRGHIHNLLTNPIYSGRIRHKANVHDGQHDAIIDPDRWERIQQMLQDGAVKGRARKTAKQRSLLCGKLFDETGDRLTPSHSKTRAGVRLRYYVSHRLIRNSGEANTDGWRLPAEELEIKVALVLRQHLNKSSFISKVVQDASASAIATARAKVQVISVRKDIKPSLDLIERIDLRPGEVSIFVKAEKLGALLEQDLEDLPQDHLIITAPFQLRKRGVETKLIFADAPGARDEALIKNIATAHHWFEQIKSGKSFGQIAADEGTSTRRIHQMIELALLAPDLIRNALDGKQPFGFTSDWCLRHSIPSDWSEQHALLATL, from the coding sequence ATGAAGAAGCTGCGCTGCGCCATATACACCCGCAAGTCCTCAGAGGACGGCCTCGAGCAAGAGTTCAACTCGCTGGATGCGCAGCGTGAAGCCTGTGCCGCCTACATCGCCAGTCAAAAGCACGAAGGTTGGATCCTGCTGCCTGAACACTATGACGATGGCGGGCTGTCAGGCGGATCGCTGGAACGGCCTGCGCTCAAACAGCTACTGCAAGACATTGCTGATGGACTGGTTGATCAGATCGTGGTCTATAAGATTGATCGGCTTACCCGATCTCTCGCTGACTTTTCTAAGATCGTCGACACCCTAGATGCGGCGGAGGCATCCTTTGTCTCGGTTACCCAATCGTTCAACACAGCCACCAGCATGGGTCGATTGACGTTGAACATGTTGCTGTCCTTTGCTCAATTTGAACGCGAAGTAACCGCGGAACGCATCCGCGATAAGATCGCCGCCTCAAAACGCAGAGGTCTTTGGATGGGCGGGCTCGTGCCGCTTGGTTATGACGCGGACGGCCGCACGCTCAAGATCAACGATGCGGAAGCAAAAACCATTGAGATGCTCTATGACCTTTATGAACAGCATGGCACGGTCCGAGCGGTCAAGGCCGCAGCGGATGACCTGGGATTGCGCAGTAGGCAACGGACATCTGCTGACGGGCAGCACTCAGGAGGCATCACCTTCTCACGCGGCCACATACATAACCTCCTGACCAACCCAATCTATTCGGGCCGCATCCGCCACAAGGCAAACGTGCATGATGGCCAGCACGATGCGATCATTGATCCGGACCGATGGGAGCGCATTCAACAAATGCTGCAGGATGGGGCGGTAAAGGGCAGGGCGCGCAAAACGGCGAAGCAACGGTCCCTGCTTTGCGGCAAGCTCTTTGATGAAACAGGCGATCGTCTGACCCCATCACATTCCAAGACCAGAGCAGGGGTGCGGCTGCGTTACTATGTGTCCCATCGCCTGATCAGGAACAGCGGCGAGGCCAACACAGATGGCTGGCGGTTGCCAGCAGAAGAGCTGGAGATAAAGGTAGCACTTGTCCTGCGTCAGCATCTCAACAAGTCATCCTTTATCAGTAAGGTCGTTCAGGATGCATCGGCATCAGCAATCGCTACCGCCAGGGCCAAGGTTCAAGTGATCAGCGTAAGGAAAGACATCAAACCATCACTGGATCTTATTGAGCGCATCGATCTGCGTCCCGGTGAAGTAAGCATCTTTGTCAAAGCAGAGAAACTCGGGGCACTGTTGGAACAGGATCTGGAAGACCTCCCGCAGGATCATCTTATCATCACTGCGCCGTTCCAGTTACGCAAACGCGGTGTTGAGACAAAACTGATCTTTGCGGATGCGCCGGGCGCGCGAGATGAGGCGCTGATCAAGAACATTGCCACCGCGCATCACTGGTTTGAGCAGATCAAGTCAGGCAAATCATTTGGTCAGATAGCCGCTGATGAAGGGACCTCGACACGACGGATTCATCAGATGATTGAGCTGGCGTTGCTT
- a CDS encoding DUF2924 domain-containing protein produces MTKSAPKPITKLKSATGSRTTKKDQLIKLLGSKSGADIKSLSEKLGWQQHTTRAAMSGLRKAGYEVAAERSPPRAVCQSSASCRYQRSNGPPQQRLQPMGRDPNPERPAVLQKWEAVFGSPPPPYLSVPFMQKAILYEQQCKALGGLSAATRRALKQIAKGYEVTAAAPAKLSTGAHLVREWNGRTYQVHVTEGGFELDGKKWSSLSAIAKHITGATWSGPRFFGLSTRSGAQV; encoded by the coding sequence ATGACGAAGTCAGCACCCAAACCAATCACCAAATTGAAATCTGCCACTGGCAGTCGAACCACCAAAAAAGACCAGCTGATCAAACTGCTGGGCAGCAAATCCGGCGCAGATATCAAATCACTGAGCGAAAAGCTGGGCTGGCAGCAGCATACGACGCGGGCGGCAATGAGTGGGCTGCGCAAAGCTGGCTATGAGGTGGCGGCTGAGAGAAGCCCGCCAAGGGCGGTATGTCAAAGTTCCGCATCTTGTCGGTACCAGCGGAGCAACGGGCCGCCACAGCAGCGGCTGCAACCGATGGGGCGTGATCCGAACCCGGAGCGGCCAGCGGTACTGCAGAAGTGGGAGGCGGTCTTTGGGTCGCCTCCGCCACCGTATCTGTCGGTGCCCTTCATGCAAAAGGCGATACTCTATGAGCAGCAGTGCAAGGCGCTGGGCGGGTTGTCAGCCGCCACGCGGCGGGCGTTGAAGCAGATTGCGAAAGGGTACGAGGTCACCGCCGCGGCCCCTGCAAAGCTGAGCACGGGGGCGCATCTGGTCCGCGAGTGGAATGGCCGAACCTATCAAGTGCATGTCACTGAGGGCGGCTTTGAGTTGGATGGCAAAAAATGGTCGTCGCTTTCTGCCATCGCCAAACACATCACCGGGGCCACGTGGTCCGGCCCACGGTTCTTTGGGCTGTCAACTAGGTCAGGGGCGCAAGTATGA
- a CDS encoding adenylate/guanylate cyclase domain-containing protein, protein MENWYPIKFEPDVERAYALQLLQRFMPLGRLASAIGLVAFIGYGFWDLMLDPDALSKTGPLRAAAVLHFAICISVSFLPIIRISPRLWTYFMMYTFLGVAILFPLILAQLPGGLVAGVGGLLTGMIFVPAITNGARQASIILGAYLFAALVTIALAGGTSFEVVNAMAWTSGGVGFAIGFAYLLDVINRRAYHLERLFEEEKRRSEALLLNILPAEIATRLKAQEEPLADSHESVSVLFADLAGFTDISRKMSANELVNLLNNLFSRFDILAAEHGAEKIKTIGDAYMVATGLQGSVADHAERIADLALGMQQAFGEFRKDNNVDLKLRIGVHSGAVIAGVIGKQKFSYDLWGNTVNVASRMESEGIPDQIQISAETWQLLSDRYQSTPRGEIQIKGHRPRATYMLDGLKEKLV, encoded by the coding sequence GTGGAAAATTGGTACCCGATAAAATTTGAGCCAGACGTCGAACGTGCCTACGCCCTGCAACTGCTGCAAAGGTTTATGCCACTTGGCAGGTTGGCGTCAGCCATCGGCCTCGTTGCTTTTATCGGATATGGGTTTTGGGATCTGATGTTGGACCCCGATGCGTTGAGTAAAACTGGTCCGCTTCGCGCTGCGGCAGTACTCCACTTCGCGATATGTATCAGTGTTTCATTCCTGCCGATCATACGCATCAGTCCCAGGTTATGGACGTATTTCATGATGTACACGTTCCTTGGTGTGGCGATTTTGTTCCCTTTGATATTAGCGCAATTGCCTGGCGGGTTAGTCGCAGGCGTGGGCGGACTTTTGACTGGAATGATATTCGTTCCGGCGATTACCAACGGTGCGCGCCAGGCCTCAATCATTCTGGGCGCATATCTTTTTGCTGCTCTTGTCACGATTGCTCTGGCGGGCGGTACATCCTTTGAGGTTGTGAATGCGATGGCCTGGACCAGTGGCGGCGTGGGATTTGCGATTGGTTTTGCCTATTTGTTGGACGTCATCAATCGGCGGGCCTATCATCTGGAACGCTTGTTTGAGGAGGAAAAACGTCGTTCCGAGGCACTGCTGCTCAATATCCTGCCTGCCGAAATCGCGACCCGTTTGAAAGCACAAGAGGAACCCCTGGCCGACAGCCATGAAAGCGTGTCTGTCCTGTTTGCAGATCTCGCTGGTTTTACAGACATCTCGCGGAAAATGTCGGCAAATGAGCTTGTGAACCTGTTGAACAATCTGTTTTCCCGGTTTGACATCCTTGCGGCAGAACACGGTGCGGAAAAGATCAAAACAATTGGTGATGCCTATATGGTCGCGACGGGTCTGCAGGGCAGCGTCGCGGACCACGCCGAAAGAATTGCTGACCTTGCGTTGGGGATGCAGCAGGCCTTTGGCGAATTCCGCAAGGACAACAACGTCGATCTGAAACTGCGGATAGGCGTGCATTCCGGAGCAGTCATTGCGGGTGTAATCGGGAAGCAGAAGTTCTCCTACGATCTGTGGGGAAACACCGTCAACGTCGCCAGTCGGATGGAATCCGAAGGTATTCCCGATCAAATCCAGATTTCCGCCGAGACGTGGCAACTGTTGTCTGACCGCTATCAATCGACGCCACGCGGTGAAATCCAGATCAAAGGGCACCGACCCAGAGCAACCTATATGCTTGATGGTTTGAAGGAAAAGTTGGTTTAA
- a CDS encoding adenylate/guanylate cyclase domain-containing protein has product MQDIQSWLAELGLEKYGPAFAEAEIQFSDLVDLTEEDLKEVGLPVGPRRRASSAIRAMAENDMPAAIGIANDSTEEPQHQEQLDTSSNAERRHLTVMFVDLVGSTEMATRFDAEDMRNVITGYQNTVAGVVSRYEGFVAKFMGDGVMCYFGWPRAGEDDAERAVRAGLAIINSVRTTTAPDGTALATRIGVATGVVIVGDLIGSGATQEAAVVGETPNLAARLQGVAGPNQLVLPSETRRLLGSTYKLTSIGAQELKGVGTPVEAFVVEGEAVQESRFAARQSGTLTPIVGRDREIELMLERWALARSGQGQMVIVSGEAGIGKSRITRAVIDEVAKNDHTRITYQCSPYHADSAFYPVIQQFSFAAGFTSADGLDTRLDKLEALLGQDPETLKLITPMMGLDGTARYGALDLTPTQQRAHTMKTLAKLLVQQSQDRPVLLVYEDLHWIDPTSLELLDLLLDTVADQKIMILATARPSFEYGFGGHPIVTRFALNRLGKDQIGDIVAKLTGGKALPDEIMAIIAQRTDGVPLFVEELTKTILESGALKEDGDRLVLDGPLSTIAIPTTLHDSLMARLDRLQPIKEVAQTAACIGREFSHGLLAQISLLPEAELTEALGGLIAAELIYRRGLPPEATYLFKHALVRDAAYESQLKDTRRAIHARILSSLEADPDIAPEVLATHAEAANLTDRAIDLWEAAGKAAIARPAFKEGISNLRHAVDLINPNVEGGNRPLIERALALQVQLGFACLQGLGYAADETKTAMERALVLADMIGDTPLRFDVVFALWTGRYVRAEHAEALSWSKVLLDVAEASGDSIEIVLANRSRAVYSVMSGSLAEAETFLDKSLAAYDPARHDGIASRFGQEIGVTTHIYHSFNAVLLGDTGRAARHAQEAENRALASGHTITICYMHGHLIICAIIANDEPALAYHLNALKPIVEEHNLHIWLIIARIAADLLRAGRGDPAGIDGFFDLDAEMVAGKNGVWLPTLRIEAGKRALALGLDSQAKELATMAEEVIDRTGERFSLPDLHRLWAALANVDCNQEAAEKHLVAALDVARQQGSKLWELRAAIDLARLMQEQGRIDEANALLIPVNTSIADDDCPADQMTARKLLAALAN; this is encoded by the coding sequence TTGCAGGATATTCAAAGCTGGCTCGCTGAACTCGGTTTGGAAAAATATGGACCAGCTTTTGCCGAGGCTGAGATTCAGTTCTCGGATCTGGTTGACCTGACCGAAGAAGACTTGAAGGAAGTCGGCTTGCCAGTAGGCCCGCGACGCAGGGCAAGCAGTGCAATAAGGGCGATGGCTGAAAACGATATGCCAGCGGCTATTGGCATTGCAAATGATTCAACTGAAGAACCCCAACATCAGGAACAGCTCGACACTTCTTCCAACGCCGAACGCCGCCACCTGACGGTGATGTTTGTCGATCTTGTTGGCTCAACCGAGATGGCGACGCGCTTTGACGCGGAAGACATGCGCAATGTCATCACGGGCTACCAGAACACGGTTGCGGGTGTGGTGAGCCGCTATGAGGGGTTTGTGGCCAAGTTCATGGGCGACGGCGTGATGTGTTACTTCGGCTGGCCACGGGCAGGTGAAGACGACGCGGAACGCGCTGTGCGGGCGGGGCTGGCAATCATCAACAGCGTCAGGACGACAACGGCTCCTGACGGCACGGCCCTTGCAACCCGGATCGGCGTCGCTACGGGTGTTGTGATCGTTGGAGACCTGATCGGCAGCGGTGCGACCCAAGAAGCGGCCGTTGTCGGCGAAACGCCCAATCTGGCTGCGCGGCTGCAAGGCGTTGCAGGGCCGAACCAGCTTGTCCTTCCGAGCGAAACTCGACGTTTGCTGGGCAGCACGTACAAGCTGACGTCAATCGGCGCGCAGGAGTTGAAGGGCGTGGGTACGCCGGTGGAAGCGTTCGTCGTCGAGGGCGAGGCAGTGCAAGAAAGCCGCTTTGCTGCGCGCCAATCTGGTACCCTGACCCCTATCGTTGGACGCGACCGCGAGATCGAGCTGATGCTGGAGCGTTGGGCTTTGGCCCGCTCTGGACAGGGCCAGATGGTCATCGTCAGCGGCGAGGCTGGCATTGGCAAGTCGCGTATCACCAGAGCGGTCATCGACGAGGTGGCAAAGAATGATCACACCCGCATCACCTATCAGTGCTCGCCCTATCACGCGGATTCCGCGTTCTATCCGGTCATTCAGCAATTCTCGTTTGCCGCCGGGTTCACTTCGGCGGACGGGCTGGATACCCGGCTGGACAAGCTGGAGGCGCTGCTCGGTCAGGACCCCGAGACGCTGAAGCTGATCACGCCGATGATGGGTCTCGACGGCACCGCGCGATACGGTGCGCTTGACCTGACGCCAACCCAACAACGGGCGCATACCATGAAGACACTGGCCAAGCTGCTGGTTCAGCAAAGCCAGGACAGGCCGGTGCTCTTGGTCTACGAAGACCTGCACTGGATTGACCCGACTTCGCTGGAGTTGCTGGACCTGCTTTTGGATACTGTTGCGGATCAAAAGATCATGATTCTCGCCACGGCGCGTCCCAGCTTTGAGTATGGCTTTGGGGGTCATCCCATCGTGACGCGGTTCGCGCTGAACCGGCTGGGAAAGGATCAGATCGGAGACATCGTCGCCAAGTTGACTGGCGGCAAGGCACTACCAGACGAGATCATGGCGATCATCGCGCAGCGCACCGACGGTGTACCATTGTTTGTCGAGGAACTGACCAAGACGATACTGGAATCCGGTGCCTTGAAAGAGGACGGCGACCGCCTTGTTCTGGACGGACCGCTCAGCACCATCGCCATTCCGACCACGCTGCATGACAGCCTGATGGCCCGTCTGGACCGGCTGCAACCAATCAAGGAGGTAGCGCAGACCGCTGCCTGTATCGGGCGAGAGTTCAGTCACGGCCTCTTGGCGCAGATCTCTCTTTTGCCTGAAGCCGAATTAACCGAGGCGCTAGGCGGTCTGATCGCAGCCGAGCTGATCTATCGCCGTGGCCTGCCGCCAGAGGCGACCTATCTCTTCAAGCACGCGCTGGTCCGCGACGCCGCCTATGAAAGCCAGCTGAAGGATACGCGCCGCGCCATCCATGCACGCATCCTGAGCTCGCTTGAGGCGGACCCGGACATCGCCCCCGAAGTCCTCGCCACCCACGCTGAAGCCGCCAACCTCACCGACCGCGCTATCGATCTTTGGGAAGCTGCAGGCAAAGCCGCCATCGCAAGACCGGCGTTCAAAGAAGGCATCTCCAACCTTCGGCACGCGGTAGACTTGATCAATCCAAATGTCGAAGGTGGTAATCGACCGCTCATTGAACGGGCCCTCGCCTTGCAGGTTCAGCTCGGCTTCGCCTGCCTGCAGGGTCTCGGCTATGCCGCCGACGAGACGAAGACAGCAATGGAACGAGCGCTGGTTCTGGCGGATATGATCGGGGACACACCGCTTCGGTTCGATGTCGTTTTCGCCCTATGGACCGGACGATATGTCCGAGCCGAACATGCCGAAGCCTTGTCATGGTCGAAGGTTCTTCTGGATGTGGCCGAGGCGTCCGGAGACTCGATTGAGATCGTTTTGGCAAATCGCAGTCGTGCCGTATATTCAGTGATGTCTGGCAGTCTGGCCGAGGCAGAGACCTTTCTGGACAAGTCTCTCGCGGCCTATGATCCGGCCAGGCACGATGGCATCGCATCTCGTTTTGGACAGGAAATAGGTGTCACCACTCATATCTACCACTCCTTCAATGCCGTTCTCTTGGGTGACACAGGCCGCGCTGCACGGCACGCACAAGAAGCCGAGAACCGGGCCTTGGCGTCCGGCCATACCATCACGATTTGCTACATGCATGGCCACTTAATCATATGCGCCATTATAGCCAATGACGAACCCGCACTGGCTTATCATCTGAATGCGTTGAAACCGATTGTTGAGGAACACAACCTGCATATCTGGTTGATCATTGCGCGGATAGCTGCTGACCTACTGCGCGCTGGTCGGGGTGATCCGGCGGGTATCGATGGATTCTTCGATCTCGATGCTGAGATGGTTGCAGGCAAGAATGGTGTTTGGTTGCCAACCCTTAGGATCGAAGCAGGAAAACGCGCCCTGGCGTTGGGTCTAGACAGCCAGGCCAAGGAGTTGGCGACCATGGCCGAAGAGGTGATTGACAGGACTGGTGAAAGGTTCTCCTTGCCCGATTTGCACCGTTTATGGGCTGCGTTGGCAAACGTGGACTGCAATCAAGAAGCCGCAGAAAAACACCTTGTTGCCGCCCTCGATGTCGCCCGACAGCAGGGGTCGAAACTTTGGGAACTGCGCGCGGCCATCGACCTCGCCCGCCTTATGCAGGAACAGGGTCGAATTGATGAGGCCAATGCTCTACTAATCCCCGTCAACACCAGCATCGCTGACGATGATTGCCCCGCAGATCAGATGACGGCCCGCAAATTACTCGCTGCATTGGCTAATTAA
- a CDS encoding GYD domain-containing protein — protein MPFYMFQARYTADAIKAMVDKPQDREAAARPLIEAVGGKLHHLFFCFGADDVVALIEAPSDEAMAAGALAVGASGAFSGGATTKLMTSSEAMGAMAAARKAAASYKPATG, from the coding sequence ATGCCATTCTACATGTTTCAGGCTCGTTATACGGCGGATGCAATCAAAGCGATGGTCGACAAACCACAGGACCGAGAGGCGGCTGCTCGCCCATTGATCGAAGCAGTTGGAGGCAAATTGCACCACCTATTCTTCTGTTTCGGTGCGGATGACGTCGTCGCTCTGATTGAAGCGCCTAGCGATGAGGCCATGGCTGCTGGGGCTTTGGCTGTCGGTGCCTCTGGTGCCTTTTCAGGTGGAGCCACGACCAAGCTTATGACCAGCAGCGAGGCAATGGGGGCGATGGCTGCAGCCAGAAAAGCCGCCGCCAGCTATAAACCCGCAACAGGGTAA